From Mytilus galloprovincialis chromosome 9, xbMytGall1.hap1.1, whole genome shotgun sequence, the proteins below share one genomic window:
- the LOC143045287 gene encoding uncharacterized protein LOC143045287, with amino-acid sequence MINGLTSARSIINKCTWSYTGMTALTATLHLKNGEKKEFSYSCLNNEGNVSLTEIYKSSVILQQKLNNVLTTLVEEKKSKLSKLGEKSADENKEDEENDEEDDNDDDEEENVLSPPDQKRQKT; translated from the exons ATGATAAATGGTTTAACTTCTGCAAGATCAATAATAAACAAATGCACATGGTCATACACAGGAATGACAGCATTGACAGCAACACTTCATTTAAAGAATGGAGAAAAGAAAGAATTTTCTTATAGCTGCCTCAACAATGAAGGAAATGTTTCTCTCactgaaatatataaatcatcagtaatattacaacaaaaacttaacaatgtgTTGACCACTCtggtagaagaaaaaaaatcaaagctttCCAAATTAG GTGAAAAGTCTGCAGATGAAAATAAAGAGGATGAAGAAAATGATGAAGaagatgataatgatgatgacgAAGAAGAGAATGTGTTATCTCCTCCTGATCAAAAGAGACAAAAAACTTGA
- the LOC143045286 gene encoding uncharacterized protein LOC143045286 isoform X2, whose amino-acid sequence MGVVGVVFDHTKSLLLPSVSATLSTFLCNPNCKLTEKLKYETRVRISQKKTDNGDNFEFSGSFVDIIRANEIIHTFIQQLNKNINDSLCETSTLMLDLNEKQKSLFVHGEERTHVVGSGGLICNPDSKLKDELKIDSDISENVVIDPDPSEKNDHDEQGVNSIPDLSSDYNAGNKEGSSERELVQDYYKAEEYGNNSPLTGDMYIQQETSLSNPGSKKKEKQNNQHTLKVDFNHPDFDMEGEDEGEEDELEDFENEEPVFALKKKAGRVIRDRVDPDEVKSECRFCSYENFSTYALAKKRLQQHFCRNHANTDPVHKCDLCPRSFCTHAQLYNHKRAKHIFKKCETCGIVVNKSYYPKHIKLHEDGGNAYKFECQICNKKLASKLVLEGHMKRMHMSKEERETFSCEICKKCWLNKTSLDRHMKTYHGDGNITKLHLCDICGKGFETASKVKSHKQTHDEIPQFVCDVCYKAFRCKDGLRSHMKTHTGVKNHLCMECGKAFTQSGALDRHKRIHTGERPFVCGLCDSSFNDSSILRRHIVLKHKKENV is encoded by the exons ATGGGAGTCGTGGGTGTAGTTTTTGATCACACTAAAAGTTTGCTATTACCAAGTGTCTCGGCAACTTTAAGCACATTCCTTTGTAATCCTAATTGCAAACTGACGGAGAAATTGAAATATGAAACAAGAGTACGAATTTCacagaaaaaaactgacaatggagataattttgaattttctggTAGTTTTGTAGATATTATTAGAGCCAACGAAATAATACATACTTTCATTcaacaattgaataaaaatattaatgattcTTTATGTGAAACATCAACATTGATGTTAGATTTGAATGAAAAGCAAAAGTCATTATTCGTTCATGGTGAAGAGAGGACACATGTTGTTGGAAGTGGTGGTCTAATTTGTAATCCAGATAGCAAGTTGAAAGATGAACTTAAAATAGATTCAGATATATCAG AGAATGTTGTCATTGACCCTGACCCCTCAGAGAAGAATGATCATGATGAACAAGGTGTAAATAGTATACCAGACTTGTCCTCAGATTATAATGCTGGGAATAAAGAAGGTAGCAGTGAAAGAGAATTGGTACAGGACTATTATAAAGCTGAAGAGTATGGAAACAACAGTCCTTTAACAGGGGACATGTACATCCAACAGGAAACCAGTTTATCAAACCCAGGTtcgaagaaaaaagaaaaacaaaataatcaacacACACTGAAAGTTGACTTTAATCATCCAGATTTTGATATGGAAGGTGAAGATGAAGGTGAAGAAGATGAACTTGAAGATTTCGAGAACGAAGAACCTGTTTTTGCTTTGAAGAAAAAAGCTGGCAGAGTTATAAGGGATAGAGTCGATCCAGATGAGGTAAAATCAGAATGCAGATTTTGTTCTTATGAAAATTTTTCTACATATGCTCTGGCAAAGAAACGACTGCAACAACATTTTTGTAGGAACCATGCTAACACCGATCCTGTGCACAAATGTGACCTCTGTCCTAGAAGTTTTTGTACTCATGCACAATTATACAATCACAAAAGGGCAAAacacattttcaaaaaatgtgaaACTTGTGGAATTGTTGTTAATAAAAGTTACTATCCTAAACATATAAAACTTCACGAAGATGGTGGCAATGCATATAAATTTGAGTGTCAGATATGCAACAAAAAATTGGCATCTAAATTGGTACTGGAAGGTCATATGAAAAGAATGCACATGTCCAAAGAAGAAAGGGAAACATTTAGTtgtgaaatttgtaaaaaatgttgGCTTAACAAAACATCACTAGATAGGCACATGAAAACTTACCATGGGGATGGCAACATAACTAAGCTACATCTATGTGATATTTGTGGGAAAGGTTTCGAAACTGCTTCTAAAGTAAAAAGCCATAAACAAACTCATGATGAAATACCACAGTTTGTTTGTGATGTGTGTTATAAAGCATTTAGATGTAAAGACGGACTAAGGAGTCATATGAAGACTCACACTGGTGTAAAAAATCATTTGTGTATGGAATGTGGTAAGGCATTTACACAGTCGGGGGCTTTGGACCGACATAAACGTATACACACTGGTGAACGCCCATTTGTATGTGGTCTTTGTGATAGTTCATTCAATGATAGCTCAATACTTCGTCGCCATATCGTTCTAAAACACAAAAAGGAAAACGTCTGA
- the LOC143045286 gene encoding uncharacterized protein LOC143045286 isoform X1, translating to MGVVGVVFDHTKSLLLPSVSATLSTFLCNPNCKLTEKLKYETRVRISQKKTDNGDNFEFSGSFVDIIRANEIIHTFIQQLNKNINDSLCETSTLMLDLNEKQKSLFVHGEERTHVVGSGGLICNPDSKLKDELKIDSDISGLETLMCENVVIDPDPSEKNDHDEQGVNSIPDLSSDYNAGNKEGSSERELVQDYYKAEEYGNNSPLTGDMYIQQETSLSNPGSKKKEKQNNQHTLKVDFNHPDFDMEGEDEGEEDELEDFENEEPVFALKKKAGRVIRDRVDPDEVKSECRFCSYENFSTYALAKKRLQQHFCRNHANTDPVHKCDLCPRSFCTHAQLYNHKRAKHIFKKCETCGIVVNKSYYPKHIKLHEDGGNAYKFECQICNKKLASKLVLEGHMKRMHMSKEERETFSCEICKKCWLNKTSLDRHMKTYHGDGNITKLHLCDICGKGFETASKVKSHKQTHDEIPQFVCDVCYKAFRCKDGLRSHMKTHTGVKNHLCMECGKAFTQSGALDRHKRIHTGERPFVCGLCDSSFNDSSILRRHIVLKHKKENV from the exons ATGGGAGTCGTGGGTGTAGTTTTTGATCACACTAAAAGTTTGCTATTACCAAGTGTCTCGGCAACTTTAAGCACATTCCTTTGTAATCCTAATTGCAAACTGACGGAGAAATTGAAATATGAAACAAGAGTACGAATTTCacagaaaaaaactgacaatggagataattttgaattttctggTAGTTTTGTAGATATTATTAGAGCCAACGAAATAATACATACTTTCATTcaacaattgaataaaaatattaatgattcTTTATGTGAAACATCAACATTGATGTTAGATTTGAATGAAAAGCAAAAGTCATTATTCGTTCATGGTGAAGAGAGGACACATGTTGTTGGAAGTGGTGGTCTAATTTGTAATCCAGATAGCAAGTTGAAAGATGAACTTAAAATAGATTCAGATATATCAGGCTTGGAAACCCTGATGTGTG AGAATGTTGTCATTGACCCTGACCCCTCAGAGAAGAATGATCATGATGAACAAGGTGTAAATAGTATACCAGACTTGTCCTCAGATTATAATGCTGGGAATAAAGAAGGTAGCAGTGAAAGAGAATTGGTACAGGACTATTATAAAGCTGAAGAGTATGGAAACAACAGTCCTTTAACAGGGGACATGTACATCCAACAGGAAACCAGTTTATCAAACCCAGGTtcgaagaaaaaagaaaaacaaaataatcaacacACACTGAAAGTTGACTTTAATCATCCAGATTTTGATATGGAAGGTGAAGATGAAGGTGAAGAAGATGAACTTGAAGATTTCGAGAACGAAGAACCTGTTTTTGCTTTGAAGAAAAAAGCTGGCAGAGTTATAAGGGATAGAGTCGATCCAGATGAGGTAAAATCAGAATGCAGATTTTGTTCTTATGAAAATTTTTCTACATATGCTCTGGCAAAGAAACGACTGCAACAACATTTTTGTAGGAACCATGCTAACACCGATCCTGTGCACAAATGTGACCTCTGTCCTAGAAGTTTTTGTACTCATGCACAATTATACAATCACAAAAGGGCAAAacacattttcaaaaaatgtgaaACTTGTGGAATTGTTGTTAATAAAAGTTACTATCCTAAACATATAAAACTTCACGAAGATGGTGGCAATGCATATAAATTTGAGTGTCAGATATGCAACAAAAAATTGGCATCTAAATTGGTACTGGAAGGTCATATGAAAAGAATGCACATGTCCAAAGAAGAAAGGGAAACATTTAGTtgtgaaatttgtaaaaaatgttgGCTTAACAAAACATCACTAGATAGGCACATGAAAACTTACCATGGGGATGGCAACATAACTAAGCTACATCTATGTGATATTTGTGGGAAAGGTTTCGAAACTGCTTCTAAAGTAAAAAGCCATAAACAAACTCATGATGAAATACCACAGTTTGTTTGTGATGTGTGTTATAAAGCATTTAGATGTAAAGACGGACTAAGGAGTCATATGAAGACTCACACTGGTGTAAAAAATCATTTGTGTATGGAATGTGGTAAGGCATTTACACAGTCGGGGGCTTTGGACCGACATAAACGTATACACACTGGTGAACGCCCATTTGTATGTGGTCTTTGTGATAGTTCATTCAATGATAGCTCAATACTTCGTCGCCATATCGTTCTAAAACACAAAAAGGAAAACGTCTGA